The nucleotide sequence CGGTGCCTGACCGGGAATGCCTGGCGGCCCCCATGATGGCCTCCCTCCGAGCGAACCCATGCTAACAGGAGGGCGACAGGATGCCGTGATGCCGAAACACGACCAACACCGCCCAGCCGCCGACCTCTTGGCGGGCATACCGGCTCGGTGGGCGAGGGGGCCCGTCGTGCTGTATGACGCCGGGCTCGCGGTGCTCGCCATGGTGGCCGTATTCGTGGGGCTGGCGGCGGTGATCCTGGACGGAGGGTCTCAGGGCGGGACGGCGAGCCCGGTGGCCCGGGAGCCGGGGAGCGCGGCCGAGTCCCGAAGCGCCCCGCCGGCGGCTACCCCTCCGGCGCCCGCAGCGCACGGGCGGGGGTACGTGAAAGTCACGACGATGACGCCGGCCACGGCGACCCGGTACGGTGTCCGTTACCGCGAAGGCGTGCTGGTGATCGACGTCTCCGCCGCCCATGCGCCGCGAGGGACCACGCTCCTGTTGCGCCGGCTGGACCTCATCCTCACGGTCAACGGCCACCCGGTCACGAACGAATTGCAGCTGCGCCAGCGCCTCGCGGCCTACCGGGGCAGCGACTGGGTCGAACTCATCGTGCTGCGCTCGGGGCGGCTCATTCCGGTGCCAGTGCCGGTCGATGCCTTCGATTAGCCGCTAGCCGCGCGCCACGACCTGGTGATAGCTCTTCTTGCCTTTTCGCAGGAGCAGGCGGCCCTGGCGGAGCTGGTCGGCGGTGACCAGGAAGTCCGCGTCCGCGACCCGCACCTCGTTGAGGTAGATGCCGCCTTGCGCGATGAGGCGACGTGCCTCGCTGCGGGACGGCACGAGCCCGCACTGCACGAGGAGCTCCACGATCCCGATGCCGCCGCTGAGCTCTTCGAGCGCCACCTCCGTGCTGGGGGCGCCGTCGAGAGCCTCTTCCATCCCGCCCTGCGACTCGAACAGCGCCTCTGCAGCCTGGCGGGCCTCTTCCGCCGCCTGCTGCCCGTGGACGAGCCGGGTCACCTCGAAGGCGAGCACCTTCTTGGCCCGGTTGATCGCCTTCCCCTCGAGCTCTGACAGGGCGCGTACCTCGTCCATCGGAAGCAGGGTGTAAATGGCGAGAAACGAAGCGACATCCTTGTCGTCGACGCTCCGCCAGTATTGGAAGAAGTCGTACGGGCTCGTCTTCGACGCGTCGAGCCAGACCGCGCCGGCTGCGGTCTTCCCCATCTTCTGGCCCGACGCGGTGACCGCCAGCGGGCACGTGAGCCCATAGGCAGCGTCGTGCTCGAGGCGCCGGATCAGGTCGATCCCGGCGAGGATGTTGGACCACTGATCGTCGCCGCCCGCCTGGAGCCGGCAGCCGTACCGCCGGTAGAGGGTCAGGAAGTCGTACGCCTGCAGCACCATGTAGTTGAACTCGATGAACGACAGCCCGCGCTCCATCCGCGTCCGGAAGGCGTCGGCCGTCAGCATCTGGTTGACGGAGAACTGCGACCCGATCTCCCGCAAGAAGTCGATATAGCGTAGCTCGAGCAGCCACTCGGAGTTGTCGAGCAACAGCGCCCGCCCGTTGCCGAAGTCGAGGAAGCGGCCGAGCTGCTCCTTGAAGCGCTGCGCGTTGTAGGCGATGGTCTCCCGGGTGAGGATGGGGCGAGCCTCTGTCCTGCCGCTGGGATCCCCGATCATGGCCGTGCCGCCGCCCACCAGTGCGATGGGCCGGTGGCCGGCGCGTTGCAGGTGCACCAGCATCATGATGGACCGCAGGTGACCGACGTGCAGGCTGTCGGCCGTCGGGTCGAACCCCACGTACACCGTGACGGGTTGGGTGTCGAGCAACCGCGCCAGCTCGTCTTCGTGGGTCACCTGAGCGACCAGGCCTCGCTCCCGCAGGAACGAGAGGACCCCTTTTGTGACCACCGTCGTCCCTCCCGGCTGTCAGCCGTCACGTATCACGTGCGCCGGGCGCTGTCAAGCCGGGCTGCCGCGGCCGGGCACGCTCGGGGAAGGGGCTGGGCCCGTCGCGGCGTAACCTGAGCGGAGATTATGACGTCAGCGCGCTCTTCGCGTACCTCAACGGGGACATGCCACCCGGGTGACCGGGCAGGCCCCTCACCACTGGGACCGGATGGCCTGCCGCCCGGTCAGGTAACGCTCCGCCGCCATGGCAGCGAGCGCCCCGTCGGCGGCGGCGATGACCGCCTGCCGGACGCGGCGGCACAACACGTCTCCGGCCGCGAAGACACCCGGCACGGAGGTCTGCATCTCGGCATCCACGACGACGCCCCCTTCCGGAGTCGTGCGGACGGCTCCGTGCAGGAAGTCGACGGCGGGGCGGTTTCCCTGCAGGTAGACGAAGACCCCCCGCACGGGGAGCACCGCTTCCCCGCCGGTGCGCCGGGCGAGGCGAATCCCCTCGACCCGTCCGTTTCCAAAGATCTCCACTACCCTGTACGAGCTCAACACCCGGACGTTGGGCGTGCGGATCAGATGCTCCACCAGCGCCGGCTCGGCCTTGAACTTGGCGGAGGGCGTCACCACGTGCACCGTGGAGGCGAAGCGGGTGAGGTGCAGCGCCTCCTCGACCGCCTCGTCGTTTTCACCGACCACGGCCACTTCCTGCCCCTTGAAGAAAGCGGCGTCACAGGTGGCGCAGTAGCTGACCCCGCGCCCCACGTACGCCTCTTCGCCCGGCACGGGCCGGCTCTTGGCCATGGCCCCGGTGGCCACGACCACCGTCCGGGCCCGGTAGGTGCCGGTGGAGGCGATGACCTCCTTGGGATCGAGCCTCACGTCGGCGGAAAGCACCTGGGCGGTCACCACCTCGGCTCCGAAGCCCTCCGCCTGCCGGCGGAAGTGCTCCAGCAATTCGAGCCCGGTGGTGACGCCGGGCACTCCGGGATAGTTTTCGATGTGGCCGGTCATCCCCAAGGCGCTGGCCCGCGGGCTCTTATCCAGGACAACGGTCTTGAGGCCGGCCCGGGCCGCGTACAGCGCGGCGGTGAGCCCGGCAGGCCCGCCCCCGACGACCACCACGTCGTAGGTGGCCTCCGAAGGAGAGGCCCCGTCGGTTGCCATACCGTTCAAGCCGAGGTGCAGCTCCATGGGTACCGTGACCAACCTCCCCGAACATGTGGACGCGGTAGCGGGTGAGCCAGGGCCCCGCGCCGCGGTTGATGATACCCTTGGGGGTAGGGTATGTCAACCGAAGGGGCTCGCAGCGATAGGGGGCTGGGCCATGCACTCGAGGCGATGGAGGCTGTGGATCTTCGCTGGGGTAACGGCGGTGGTGGCGGCTGCAGCCTACGCAGGCGTCGCCGGGAGGCGGCCGCCACCCTCGATTCCGGAGACCGCCTCGCCCCGGGCTACGGCGGCCCAGGTGGCGCGGCTGCTGGAGAAGGTGCCGGAGTCGTACCTGCAGATGCAGGTGCCCCCGGCCGTGGCCAGCGATCGGACGGCGGAGAGGCGGGCGCCGGCGCAGTACCGTCTTTACTGCGCCTCCTGTCATGGCGAGCGCGGCGATGGCACGGGGGCAGGCGGCGTGGCGCTCAACCCGCGGCCGGTGGACTTCACCGATCCCGCCTTCCGGGACAGCCCGCCCGGTGCCGCCTACTACATCATCGCTCATGGGAGCCAGGGGACGGGCATGGCTCCCTGGCGGGGTGCGCTGTCCGATACCGACATCTGGGCGCTCGTGCGCTACATCTACCGCGAGTTCGCGGGCCGGGACGTGGCCGCGGCGGCCGCGGGGCCCGACCCGGCGCCGGATCCGGAAGGCGTCACCGCCAGGTAGCTTGCCATCGGCTCTCGGTCCATCCCGCACAGCTGGGTGCAGACGATGGGCAACCGGCCGCGCCCGGGCGCTTGGAAGACCACGCTCTCCCATCGGTCCGGCATCAGCAGCCGGTCGAGCCCCAGCTCCGGTATCGCGAAGCTATGCACGGTATCCAGCGACGTGGCCCGTACCTCGACCCGGGCTTTCGGCGGCACGACCAGGTGCCCCAGGACGAGGTCGTCCCGGCCCGCCGGGTCCGAGGGGTCCAGCCCGGCCGGGTTGCCGGGCCCTCCTGCGGCCGCGTCGATCCGCCCGAACCGGCCGTCGGAGCCCGGGTACACGAAGTACCAGGTAAGGCCCGCCGCTACGGCCTCGACCCTCACCGAAGGCACTGCACGGCCGGGCAGACTCCCCGTCACCACTCCGTGTGCGAAAGCTACCGCCAGCGCGCCCGCCGCCGCCAGGGTGAGCGCCGGCCCCCACGGTCTTCCCCGGCCCCTCTGCAGCGCCTCCAGGGTTGCCGGCCGCCGCGTGCGAACGGAGGAGGGGGCCTCAGCTGCACCGTCGGGCACCCGGGCCCGCGCCGCCTCCCGGCGCAGGTAGCGGGAGAGCAGGGAGCCGATGGCCACGGCGTAGACTGTGTTGTCCGCGACCCACATGAGGCCTCCGCCCAGCGCGAGGTCGGCCTCCGGGCTCAAGCCCCACAGCCGTGGCGCGGCGGCGTACGTGGGATAGAGCGGCCGCCCGGCCAGGGCGATGGCGAAACTCACCAGCCAGTCGACGATGCTCGAGGCCACCAGGCCTGCGAGGCGAGCAGGGGGCGTCGCCCTGACGGCGTGGGCGGGGGCCATCACCACGCTCCACATCCCCAAGGCCGTGACGAGGAACAGCAGGTGCTGCGCGGCATGGACGGCGTCACTTCGCAGCCCCGCCTCGTACAGGGCCGGAAGGTGCCATGCGACCAGGTTGAGGTTGTAGGCCACGAAGGCAGGGGCACCCGTTCCGATCCACCGCAAGACGGAGCCCACGACCGGCAAGCCGCGGGCTCTTCCCCACGCCCGTTCGGGGATCGCGGAGGCGAGCAGCGGCGCGGCGACCATGATGAGCAAGAAATGCTGGGCCATGTGCAAAGTGAACAGGAAATGGTCGGCGCCGCGGTCCAGCGGCGACTCCAGCGCCACGTAGACGACGGCGACGCCGAGAGCCCACCTCCCCGCCTGGCGGCGCGTCCCGCCGAAGAGCCGGTGGATACGGGCGTACGCGACGCAGGCGAGGACGGACACGACGAGGACCCCGGGCTCCACGTGCCAGTCCGTCCAGCGCAGCACGGCTTCCGGATGGGGGTCTCCGCCATGGGCCCTGGCCACGGCGGCCCACGCGAGCACGGCCAGGGCTCCGGCCGCCCCCCGAGCTGCGCCCCGCGCCATGCCTTGCCCGTGTACGCGACACATCGTACTGATACCTTACCGTATCGCGCACCAGGATGCAGCCGCGCCCCGCCGGGCAGCGCATCCGTCCCGGGCGGCTGCGGCGCTCACTCTACCCAGTACCCCACTCCCACGATCCCGGGCCCGGCGTGAGCTCCCATGGCGGGCGTGAACGGGGCCACGTGCCATTCGGCCACGTCGACTTCGGCCCGTACGGCATCGAGCAGCCACCGGGCGTCTTCGGGCGCGTCCGACTCCAGGACTGCCAGGTGTAGCCGCCCCTGCCGCCCGTCCCGGCGCACCTCTTCGATGATCCGCTGCAGGGCGGCCGCTTTGCTGCGGGTGATGGCCAGGGGCTCCACTCTCCCGTCGCCCTCGATCGCCAGGATAGGGATGACTCCCAGCGCCGCACCCAGGCGGGCCAGGGCCTGCACGACCCGCCCCCCGCGCCGCAGGTAGCGGAGTTCGGGTACGAGGGCGTATACCTTGGCCCGAGGCCGGACCTCCTCGATCCGGCGAGCGATCGCCTCCACGCCCGCCCCCCTCGAGGCCGCTCGTGCCGCCTCGATGGCGATCCACCCCTGCGCGCTCGCTGCCGTACGAGAATCGATGACCGTGACCGGCACGGGGCTCTCCTCGGCCGCGAGCCGGGCGTTGTTGAACACCCCGCTGAACTCGCGGGCCAGGGTCACCGCCACGATCTGGCGAGCCCCCTCGCGGGCGAGGCGCTCGAAGGCTTGCAGGAAGTCGCCCACGGAGGGGGCCGACGTGGTGATCGCGTTGCCCTCCCGCAGCTTGCGGTAGACCGCGCGCGGCTCGATGTCGAGGCCGTCCCGGTACTGCTCTCCCCCGACCTGGATCCAGAGGGGGACGATCTCCAGCCTGACGGCGCGGGCGATGGCCAGAGGCACGCACGCCACGGAGTCCGTCACGACCCGTACCGCGCCCGGCCGGGCCGGGCGCGCACGCCCGGAAGCCACCCCAGCTGTCGTGCTCACGGGCGGGAGAGCAAGATGGGTTGCCCGGCTCGAATCCGGGCCTTCACCCACGACGCTTGCCGAAGGGCGACGAGCAGCATGACGGCCAGGGCTGCCTGGATCTTGAGCGCCGGAGCGCCGCCTGCCCACATGGTGAGCAGGCCGACGGGGAAGGCCACCACTCCCACCATCGGCACCCAGCCCCGCCTCCACGCGGCGATGGCCCCCAGCACGTAGCCGGGAAGCACGTGGGCCAGATCGAGGCAGAAGAGCGCCCCCGTGGCGGCGGCCAGGCCCCTTCCCCCCCGCCACCGCCGGTACCAGGGCCAGTTGTGGCCAGCCACCGGAGCGGCGGCGGCCGCTATCATCCAGGCCCCGGTCATGCCCACCTTTTGCGCCAGGGCGACGGGAATGGCCCCTTTGACGAGGTCGAAGGCCGTGACCAGGACACCGGCGGCCGGCCCGGCGAGCCGCCAGGTGCCCGCGCCTCCCGGGTTGTCGCCCTGCTCGTCGGCGCTCAGACCGGTGCGGCGGCGCACGATCCAGTCGCCGGGCAAGAGCGAGCCCAACAGATACCCCCCGATGACGACGAGCCAGTGCATGGCACCGCCCCGCTTTCGTCGCTCCCAGGGTATTAGTTATAGCAGGCACCCTACCCAAAACCCTCTGGGGGTGAGGCGTGTGGCGCTCCGCCTCAAGCGGGTCTACGACGCCATCGAGCCGGACGACGGGATACGCGTGCTCGTCACCTATTACTGGCCCCGGGGCATCCCCAAGACGAGCGTGGACCGGTGGTACCGGGCCCTCGGCACGCCTCCCGCCCTGCTCAAGCCCTGGCAGCAAGGGAAGGTCCCCCGAGACCGGTTCGTCTCCCTCTACCGGACGGCCGTGGAGACGGAAGAGGCCCGGGGTCTCATCCGGGAACTCGCCGCTCTGGCCCGGGAGCAGACCGTGACGCTCCTGACCAGCTTTCGCGACCTGCAACACTCCCACCTGCCGATCCTCCGCCAGCTGATCGAAGAGGAGGCTTCCCGCCTGGCGCCGAAGCCGCCCTCTTGAGGCATGAGCCAGATCCTGCTGCCATCGGCGCCAGAGTTTCGGCAGCTACCACCGCCGGCCATCCGAAGCCTGCGAGCCTCGGTCCTCGATGGAGCGTTCGCCCAGCTGATGGCCAGCCTGACCAGCGGCTTCCTGCTGACGGGCTTCGCCGTCGAGCTCGGGATGCGAGAGGCGCAGATCGGGCTTCTGGCGGCGCTTCCCGCATTCGGTAACCTTTCCCAGCTCCTGGGCCCCGCACTGGTGGCCCGCTGGGGCTCGCGCAAGGCGATGGCCGTGCGGCTGGCAGCTGCCGCGCGTCTTCTGTGGCTCGTCATGCTCTTTCTCCCGTTCGTCTCCCTGCCGGCTGCCGTCCTGTTCTTGGGGGCCATCGCCCTCAACAGCCTGCTGGGCGCGCTCTCCGGGGTGGCCTGGATGGCCTGGATGGCGGAGGTGGTGCCGGAGCAGGTACGGGGCAGGTTCTTCGGCCATCGCAACATGGTCGCCGGCCTCGTGGGCATGGTAGGAGCCTGGAGCGGCGGCCAGTTCATCGACTACTGGCGCGCCCGTCTTGTGCCCGCGGCCGCCGGCTGGCCCACTGCCGTCGCGACCCTGGTGACCCGGCCGGGGGCGGAGTTCTCGGTCGTCTACGCCGTGGCCCTGGGCGCGGGGCTCGCCTCCCTTGCGTTCCTCAGCCGGGTGGCGGAGCCCTCGGCGGCCGCCGGGGCGGCAGCGATGCCCGAGGGCCCGGACGGCGTGGCGCGCGCCGAAGTCTCCGCCATGGCCGAGCCGGCCGTGGGGAGCCCGGGAGCCGCCCTGGCTACCGTCCTTTCGGACCCCCCTTTTCGCAAGCTTCTCACCTTCGGTGTGGTGTGGGCCTTTGCCGTCGGCATCGGCGGGCCGTTCATCGACCTCTACCAGGTGCGCAACCTGGGGCTACCCTTCGGCGTGCTGGCGCTGCTGGGCGCGGTCAACGGCCTTTTCAACATCCTCGGGATGCGAATCTGGGGGGAGTTCAGCGACCGGTGGGGCACGCTGCCCGCGCTGGCCATCTCCTCGGCCGGCGCAGCCGTGTTGCCGCTGCTCTGGGTCTTCGCTACGCCCGGTGGCTGGGGGATCCTGTGGCCGGCCAACGCCCTGTCGGGG is from Limnochorda sp. L945t and encodes:
- the tyrS gene encoding tyrosine--tRNA ligase — protein: MVTKGVLSFLRERGLVAQVTHEDELARLLDTQPVTVYVGFDPTADSLHVGHLRSIMMLVHLQRAGHRPIALVGGGTAMIGDPSGRTEARPILTRETIAYNAQRFKEQLGRFLDFGNGRALLLDNSEWLLELRYIDFLREIGSQFSVNQMLTADAFRTRMERGLSFIEFNYMVLQAYDFLTLYRRYGCRLQAGGDDQWSNILAGIDLIRRLEHDAAYGLTCPLAVTASGQKMGKTAAGAVWLDASKTSPYDFFQYWRSVDDKDVASFLAIYTLLPMDEVRALSELEGKAINRAKKVLAFEVTRLVHGQQAAEEARQAAEALFESQGGMEEALDGAPSTEVALEELSGGIGIVELLVQCGLVPSRSEARRLIAQGGIYLNEVRVADADFLVTADQLRQGRLLLRKGKKSYHQVVARG
- a CDS encoding MFS transporter, giving the protein MSQILLPSAPEFRQLPPPAIRSLRASVLDGAFAQLMASLTSGFLLTGFAVELGMREAQIGLLAALPAFGNLSQLLGPALVARWGSRKAMAVRLAAAARLLWLVMLFLPFVSLPAAVLFLGAIALNSLLGALSGVAWMAWMAEVVPEQVRGRFFGHRNMVAGLVGMVGAWSGGQFIDYWRARLVPAAAGWPTAVATLVTRPGAEFSVVYAVALGAGLASLAFLSRVAEPSAAAGAAAMPEGPDGVARAEVSAMAEPAVGSPGAALATVLSDPPFRKLLTFGVVWAFAVGIGGPFIDLYQVRNLGLPFGVLALLGAVNGLFNILGMRIWGEFSDRWGTLPALAISSAGAAVLPLLWVFATPGGWGILWPANALSGLSWAGVGLVSSTLLMKMAPREQSAAYFGTYAALTGLAGAVAPAVGGYLGSLLSAARLTFGGRALEGLQILFLITAMARILSLALLRGVRPPREPSPEQLLAALQSARIRVVQPAVLAAGQWAQYGMATAENLSGAVSRGSLAMEAQVESLVQLGERMVARADSAWSRWVERSERLCARWINWVFDRMEQALARLRRWWE
- a CDS encoding DUF488 domain-containing protein; this encodes MRRVALRLKRVYDAIEPDDGIRVLVTYYWPRGIPKTSVDRWYRALGTPPALLKPWQQGKVPRDRFVSLYRTAVETEEARGLIRELAALAREQTVTLLTSFRDLQHSHLPILRQLIEEEASRLAPKPPS
- a CDS encoding NAD(P)/FAD-dependent oxidoreductase, with product MVTVPMELHLGLNGMATDGASPSEATYDVVVVGGGPAGLTAALYAARAGLKTVVLDKSPRASALGMTGHIENYPGVPGVTTGLELLEHFRRQAEGFGAEVVTAQVLSADVRLDPKEVIASTGTYRARTVVVATGAMAKSRPVPGEEAYVGRGVSYCATCDAAFFKGQEVAVVGENDEAVEEALHLTRFASTVHVVTPSAKFKAEPALVEHLIRTPNVRVLSSYRVVEIFGNGRVEGIRLARRTGGEAVLPVRGVFVYLQGNRPAVDFLHGAVRTTPEGGVVVDAEMQTSVPGVFAAGDVLCRRVRQAVIAAADGALAAMAAERYLTGRQAIRSQW
- a CDS encoding cytochrome c oxidase assembly protein, which produces MCRVHGQGMARGAARGAAGALAVLAWAAVARAHGGDPHPEAVLRWTDWHVEPGVLVVSVLACVAYARIHRLFGGTRRQAGRWALGVAVVYVALESPLDRGADHFLFTLHMAQHFLLIMVAAPLLASAIPERAWGRARGLPVVGSVLRWIGTGAPAFVAYNLNLVAWHLPALYEAGLRSDAVHAAQHLLFLVTALGMWSVVMAPAHAVRATPPARLAGLVASSIVDWLVSFAIALAGRPLYPTYAAAPRLWGLSPEADLALGGGLMWVADNTVYAVAIGSLLSRYLRREAARARVPDGAAEAPSSVRTRRPATLEALQRGRGRPWGPALTLAAAGALAVAFAHGVVTGSLPGRAVPSVRVEAVAAGLTWYFVYPGSDGRFGRIDAAAGGPGNPAGLDPSDPAGRDDLVLGHLVVPPKARVEVRATSLDTVHSFAIPELGLDRLLMPDRWESVVFQAPGRGRLPIVCTQLCGMDREPMASYLAVTPSGSGAGSGPAAAAATSRPANSR
- a CDS encoding DegV family protein produces the protein MASGRARPARPGAVRVVTDSVACVPLAIARAVRLEIVPLWIQVGGEQYRDGLDIEPRAVYRKLREGNAITTSAPSVGDFLQAFERLAREGARQIVAVTLAREFSGVFNNARLAAEESPVPVTVIDSRTAASAQGWIAIEAARAASRGAGVEAIARRIEEVRPRAKVYALVPELRYLRRGGRVVQALARLGAALGVIPILAIEGDGRVEPLAITRSKAAALQRIIEEVRRDGRQGRLHLAVLESDAPEDARWLLDAVRAEVDVAEWHVAPFTPAMGAHAGPGIVGVGYWVE
- a CDS encoding glycerol-3-phosphate acyltransferase; translated protein: MHWLVVIGGYLLGSLLPGDWIVRRRTGLSADEQGDNPGGAGTWRLAGPAAGVLVTAFDLVKGAIPVALAQKVGMTGAWMIAAAAAPVAGHNWPWYRRWRGGRGLAAATGALFCLDLAHVLPGYVLGAIAAWRRGWVPMVGVVAFPVGLLTMWAGGAPALKIQAALAVMLLVALRQASWVKARIRAGQPILLSRP
- a CDS encoding c-type cytochrome; translated protein: MHSRRWRLWIFAGVTAVVAAAAYAGVAGRRPPPSIPETASPRATAAQVARLLEKVPESYLQMQVPPAVASDRTAERRAPAQYRLYCASCHGERGDGTGAGGVALNPRPVDFTDPAFRDSPPGAAYYIIAHGSQGTGMAPWRGALSDTDIWALVRYIYREFAGRDVAAAAAGPDPAPDPEGVTAR